The Colletotrichum higginsianum IMI 349063 chromosome 2, whole genome shotgun sequence genome has a segment encoding these proteins:
- a CDS encoding WD repeat domain-containing protein, with amino-acid sequence MRALDDAQSRWAETLKNAGNFPELQHAVRYNGPLSPCITGLRSVCWKAFLLLQDVEPSDWSRQVSELRSFYSQRQDHFLKFIKHPEELAKVAVDPLTDDPESPWNTVRQDEIIRAEIAQDVRRLPDEPFYHEERTQTLIIDALFVYCKLHPNSGGYRQGMHELLAPIAYVINQDALDREAIAASGQPVDETMLGMLDSSFIEHDTFALFSKIMENAKSFYEVKDSISKAALASASRDRVESSAIVEKSKYIHEVCLAKVDPELANHLKDIEILPQIFLIRWIRLLFGREFPFDEMLVLWDTIFAVDPSLSLIDLICVAMLLRIRWSLLEADYSVCLQLLLKYPAPEAPHGPHTFVDDAVYLRTHLNVSGGVSLLLKYTGKMPSTTQSASSSRPTTPMGQAFSSFRNRTKGGHSPIPSASRFIQQQGGVEALFQGAAKSVLERGEKLGINQAVRDAMGDIKRNMQGLNEVRYTPRTARQLLGDDSATQAIAALEQRNRLLASMLDETVTSLRSLATSNLDDKVKTLELVEVAAAKVQFVKVYLEDPTMEVPELEGFTSPPPEESRGENSMDVEPGGEAAAEAAAAAENVAGAITTLSLADPGKTKTPPASTSPLPEPMDTAQDAPAAKPSEHPSVSVSSPIPGSHAAKSQERPQPPIPTRSTLAQSSFSWMLEPDQSPHTASPPQLPKSSSGGAHRKKPSGNISRERNAFLFGEVVADADDQAKPIKSDDIFGLQPIEKPKSPFA; translated from the exons ATGAGAGCCCTCGATGACGCCCA ATCGAGATGGGCCGAGACACTGAAGAATGCCGGGAATTTTCCCGAGCTGCAACATGCCGTCAGGTACAACGGACCTCTGAGCCCATGCATCACAGGTCTCAGGTCGGTGTGCTGGAAG GCCTTCCTGCTACTGCAAGATGTTGAACCTTCAGACTGGTCACGCCAAGTCTCAGAGCTGCGCAGCTTTTACTCCCAACGGCAGGACCACTTCCTTAAGTTCATCAAGCAccccgaggagctggccaaGGTGGCCGTCGACCCGTTGACCGACGACCCTGAG TCACCGTGGAACACTGTGCGGCAAGACGAGATTATCAGGGCGGAAATCGCGCAGGACGTTCGCCGCCTGCCTGATGAACCCTTCTACCACGAGGAGCGGACCCAGACACTCATCATCGATGCGCTGTTTGTTTACTGCAAGCTGCACCCCAATAGCGGCGGCTACCGCCAGGGCATGCACGAGCTCCTGGCGCCTATAGCATACGTCATCAACCAGGACGCGCTCGACCGTGAGGCCATTGCTGCCAGCGGCCAGCCGGTCGATGAAACAATGCTTGGCATGCTCGACTCGTCCTTTATTGAACACGACACATTTGCCTTGTTTTCCAAGATTATGGAGAATGCCAAGTCGTTTTACGAAGTCAAAGACTCCATCTCCAaggcggccttggcgtccGCTTCCCGAGATCGCGTAGAATCGTCGGCCATTGTCGAGAAGAGCAAATACATCCACGAGGTGTGCTTGGCCAAGGTCGACCCCGAGCTCGCCAACCATCTAAAAGACATTGAGATCTTACCGCAAATATTCCTCAT TCGTTGGATTCGCCTTCTGTTCGGTCGCGAATTCCCATTTGACGAGATGCTTGTGCTTTGGGATACCATATTTGCTGTCGATCCGTCTCTAAGCTTGATAGATCTGATCTGTGTTGCCATGCTTCTAAGGATTCGTTGGAGTC TGCTCGAGGCGGACTATTCCGTGTGCCTGCAGTTGCTCCTTAAGTATCCCGCGCCAGAAGCTCCCCATGGGCCTCACACATTCGTAGACGACGCTGTATATCTGAGAACACATCTTAACGTCTCGGGGGGCGTCTCGCTCCTCTTGAAGTACACGGGAAAGATGCCGAGCACAACGCAATCTGCGAGTAGTTCGCGGCCCACGACGCCGATGGGCCAGGCGTTTTCGTCCTTCAGGAACCGGACCAAAGGCGGCCACTCGCCAATCCCCTCGGCAAGTAGGTTCATTCAGCAGCAGGGCGGGGTGGAAGCTCTGTTTCAGGGCGCCGCGAAAAGCGTGCTCGAGCGGGGCGAGAAGCTCGGTATCAACCAGGCCGTACGTGACGCCATGGGCGACATCAAGAGAAACATGCAAGGCCTGAACGAAGTGCGCTATACGCCTCGAACGGCGAGACAGCTGCTGGGCGACGACTCGGCCACCCAAGCCATTGCCGCGCTGGAGCAACGGAATAGGCTGTTGGCGAGCATGCTGGACGAGACGGTAACAAGCCTCCGGTCTCTGGCCACTTccaacctcgacgacaaggtcaagacgctggagctcgtcgaggtggCAGCAGCCAAGGTCCAGTTCGTGAAGGTGTACCTAGAAGACCCAACGATGGAGGTCCCGGAGCTCGAGGGCTTCaccagcccgccgcccgaggaATCCAGAGGAGAAAACTCGATGGACGTAGAGCCAGGCGGAGAAGCGGCCGCTGaggccgctgctgccgccgaaAACGTGGCCGGTGCCATCACAACGCTGTCTCTGGCAGATCCCGGGAAAACCAaaacgccgccggcctcgacatCACCCCTTCCGGAGCCTATGGATACCGCGCAGGACGCACCCGCAGCCAAACCTTCTGAGCACCCGTCGGTGTCGGTATCAAGCCCAATTCCCGGGAGCCATGCGGCCAAGTCACAAGAGCGGCCCCAACCGCCGATCCCGACGCGGTCAACGCTCGCCCAGTCGTCCTTCTCGTGGATGCTGGAGCCGGACCAATCGCCGCacacggcatcgccgccgcagctgcCGAAGTCGAGCTCCGGAGGGGCGCACCGAAAGAAACCCTCGGGGAACATCAGCAGGGAGCGCAACGCCTTTCTCTTTGGCGAAGTcgtcgccgatgccgatgaccAGGCCAAGCCGATCAAGTCGGACGACATCTTTGGGCTGCAACCCATAGAGAAGCCAAAGTCCCCATTCGCATGA
- a CDS encoding DNA repair protein rad16 yields the protein MSEEEAKIRREASYLIHKKGWVTNMDKKPQSLELPPMPDWEKAEAELHGFTKNLFHDLGRALASGTVLAPSAWKEGLDESKLSSRHEFRDQWEALHARAIDDINNQDLELQQEPRTRPVDQEAIDRGDIPELGEETRYETKDEKPHCGSSSDTLPLAYNFVRLNQGKLGHPKNVIIPGLVTKLRPWQTKAVELMRDFIRGPHRGVILGDGMGLGKTLTVIALIMHLRLKKTEGPVLIVAPKGLHSTWLAECQYHFAEGSQPKVLVWDNSELTTSDLLGGDYDIEITSYHFVMHRIKELDFGTRVGHILLHGTKEEISVVQKLRRLPFEVARAVARPMTPSRMRWKFSAQLSRFSRILMLDEAYKVKNHLGETRQALHSLPYKRFVGITGTFMPNKWTDIYGMIDLLPGNPFDSYDHLVKSFGTMTHGRPFDRCNEAALTYYPDSLVVARPQSVLELEGIDEKMVEAPPQRINDGVRGDIQGEEVNKR from the exons ATgtcggaagaggaggccaaAATTCGCCGAGAGGCGTCATATCTCATCCACAAGAAGGGATGGGTCACCAACATGGACAAGAAGCCGCAGTCACTCGAACTGCCGCCGATGCCCGACTGGGAGAAGGCTGAGGCCGAACTGCACGGGTTCACAAAGAATCTATTCCACGATCTCGGAAGAGCCTTGGCCTCCGGAACAGTGTTGGCACCAAGTGCGTGGAAGGAAGGGTTGGATGAGAGCAAGCTGAGCAGCAGACATGAGTTCCGCGACCAGTGGGAGGCGCTTCACGCGCGAGCCATCGATGACATCAACAACCAAGACCTGGAATTGCAACAAGAACCCCGGACCAGGCCCGTCGACCAGGAAGCAATCGATCGGGGCGATATCCCTGAGCTGGGAGAAGAGACGAGATATGAGACAAAAGACGAGAAAC CGCACTGCGGTTCCTCGTCAGATACGTTGCCCTTGGCGTAC AACTTTGTCCGTCTCAATCAGGGAAAACTCGGACACCCTAAGAATGTCATCATACCGGGTCTCGTGACCAAGCTCCGTCCCTGGCAGACGAAGGCAGTCGAGCTTATGAGAGACTTCATACGCGGTCCCCATAGAGGCGTCATCCTGGGCGACGGGATGGGCCTGGGGAAAACTTTAACCGTCATCGCGCTCATCATGCACCTGCGTCTGAAAAAAACTGAAGGACCGGTCCTCATCGTCGCACCCAAGGGCCTCCACTCGACATGGTTGGCCGAGTGCCAATACCATTTCGCAGAG GGTAGCCAGCCAAAGGTTCTTGTGTGGGACAATTCGGAACTGACCACCAGCGACCTCTTGGGAGGGGATTACGACATCGAAATCACAAGCTACCACTTCGTCATGCATCGCATTAAAGAGCTGGACTTTGGAACACGTGTGGGTCATATCCTCTTACATGGAACTAAAGAAGAGATCAGCGTCGTCCAAAAGCTCAGAAGACTTCCGTTTGAAGTAGCAAGAGCCGTGGCTCGTCCCATGACTCCTTCAAGGATGCGATGGAAGTTTTCGGCGCAACTTTCCCGATTCTCAAGGATTCTcatgctcgacgaggcgtACAAGGTCAAGAACCATTTGGGTGAGACGCGCCAGGCCCTCCATTCTCTACCGTACAAGAGATTCGTCGGCATCACGGGCACTTTCATGCCCAACAAGTGGACAGACATATACGGAATGATAGACCTTCTGCCGGGCAACCCTTTCGACTCATACGACCACCTCGTCAAATCCTTCGGCACCATGACCCACGGGCGTCCGTTTGATAGATGCAATGAAGCTGCACTCACGTACTACCCTGACTCGCTGGTGGTCGCCCGACCCCAAAGCGTCTTGGAGCTCGAGGGCATCGACGAGAAGATGGTGGAGGCCCCCCCTCAGAGAATAA ACGACGGTGTCAGGGGCGATATACAGGGCGAAGAGGTCAACAAAAGATAG
- a CDS encoding Serine threonine protein, which yields MRFSFDAGSVTEAGDAMPSHRSSIVTDHDHGLGLSGLRRIRQQPSSRAPSNPASRSSSIGLSRSTSMTTLLANTSGMPFSTHPSSPNFSEDLSRFPSESLHSFSFAHQSEEYIHNRQNVLKRSIEFMKDRMGWSVSPSNVGLASAQARASGDVETQNMLDLLARAQLVGAGNLPSLDQSLLGPLTGPPQVSGENLFEADFVPRTSSPEPLQSPSTSPTATHFKTPFPREDTARKPDQHETPKPPVDDTESESSSRTPTNESGTTAKTSPPPSRRLSLKRTLTDTLPVSVHQQLMDTMAQPYLANQEMATSSTTAHPLSPGNMPSALGPAVHGHSTRWVPAAQAIFTTESKPPWTIIAANDLACLVFGVTKAEVRKMGILEVVQEERRAWLEKKLLQMDPEDTIKEAEDIPQTTVPPPTPPTSSLLGGRGGITAQLLSKPNSRSQPPKAVARKAQTVHSGDPNPPKLRGNSRHQSSRSRGVLLCGDVVPIQKRNGATGSASLWVKEKRVGLIWVLEEIHEDVAQIELDDEGIIQKISGAMAPIWGFESLKPGVDVGKLIPRIPRQGIDPRTGEVDFAQIARRRYFTCPNPAKVNIPCTVEQVRGKTELRVSSFPHIAGIIVVDPETLKIQSSNSVFCGALFGYEKPDGMGIDSLVPDFEKILHILTREDGVQLQDGIVVPEHSFRRASAILGLRENRPDAAASFLRPDGLPGKHRDGSELKIDVQMRVVRSAKQSTIIQETVIEDEDEDKGGNNHDDSFSILHSEVVFALWITYSRHMHAARSGLGVTSASASGTTTPLHQPSPGQTPAHTPLEISSDSDEPKPRASSSSTASAITKQLKEVAMTAAAKLTGGPRSEKKQEKPPVPQVVEPAQQKKSIDDFQIIEDMGQGAYGQVKLAKYKTTQKKVVLKYVTKRRILVDTWTRDRKLGTVPLEIHVLDYLRRPDLRHPNIVEMESFFEDDVNYYIEMVPHGLPGMDLFDYIELRSNMEEAECRSMFVQVAKAIGHLHTKALVVHRDIKDENVILDGEGHIKLIDFGSAAYIKNGPFDVFVGTIDYAAPEVLAGKPYGGKEQDVWALGILLYTIIYKENPFYSIDEIMDRDLRVPWTMSDESIDLIRCMLNRDVAARYDIKQVLEHPWCQEVDEED from the exons atGCGCTTCTCCTTCGATGCCGGCTCGGTCACGGAGGCCGGCGATGCGATGCCAAG CCACAGATCCTCCATCGTAACCGACCACGAccatggccttggcctgTCCGGATTGCGTCGAATTCGACAACAGCCCTCGTCGCGAGCCCCTTCGAACCCCGCATCTAGAAGCTCCTCCATCGGCTTGTCGAGGTCAACGTCTATGACAACACTGCTCGCGAACACTTCCGGCATGCCCTTCAGCACGCACCCCTCATCGCCTAACTTTTCTGAGGACCTCTCCCGCTTCCCTTCCGAGTCGCTACACTCCTTCTCCTTTGCGCACCAGTCCGAAGAATACATACACAACCGACAGAATGTCCTCAAGCGATCCATAGAGTTTATGAAGGACAGGATGGGATGGTCCGTCTCGCCTTCCAACGTCGGACTCGCGAGTGCTCAGGCGCGCGCGTCGGGCGATGTCGAGACCCAGAACATGTTGGACCTGCTGGCTAGGGCGCAGCTCGTTGGAGCCGGCAACCTCCCATCCCTGGACCAGTCCCTTCTCGGACCTCTGACGGGCCCCCCGCAAGTATCGGGCGAGAACCTGTTCGAAGCAGACTTCGTTCCGAGAACATCGAGCCCCGAACCTCTGCAGTCGCCCAGCACCTCCCCTACCGCGACCCATTTCAAGACGCCCTTCCCCCGAGAAGACACAGCAAGGAAGCCGGACCAGCATGAGACGCCAAAGCCTCCCGTGGACGATACCGAGTCGGAAAGTTCGAGCCGAACGCCCACAAACGAGAGCGGAACGACGGCCAAGacgtctccgccgccgtcccggcGACTCAGCCTGAAGCGGACACTGACGGACACCCTCCCGGTCTCGGTCCATCAACAACTCATGGACACCATGGCGCAGCCGTACTTGGCGAACCAGGAAATGGCTACATCATCCACAACCGCACATCCCCTATCTCCAGGGAACATGCCAAGCGCGCTTGGCCCAGCCGTGCACGGCCATTCGACGAGATGGGTTCCCGCAGCCCAGGCCATCTTCACGACGGAGTCCAAGCCGCCATGGACCATCATTGCAGCGAATGATCTTGCCTGCTTGGTCTTCGGCGTCACCAAGGCAGAGGTCCGGAAGATGGGCATTTTGGAAGTGGTCCAAGAAGAGCGGAGGGCCTGGCTGGAAAAGAAACTGTTGCAGATGGACCCCGAGGATACCATCAAGGAGGCAGAAGACATTCCACAGACGACGGTACCTCCACCGACCCCTCCCACCTCTTCGCTTCTAGGCGGGCGAGGGGGCATCACCGCCCAATTGCTGAGCAAGCCTAACTCGCGATCGCAGCCACCGAAAGCCGTTGCCCGGAAAGCTCAAACCGTACACAGCGGGGACCCGAACCCCCCCAAACTTAGGGGGAACTCTCGGCACCAGAGCAGTCGATCCAGAGGGGTTCTCTTGTGCGGTGACGTGGTTCCGATTCAGAAGCGAAATGGTGCCACTGGCTCCGCAAGTTTGTGGGTGAAGGAGAAGCGGGTTGGTCTCATCTGGGTCCTCGAGGAAATCCACGAAGACGTGGCGCAAatcgagctcgacgatgaaggcaTTATCCAAAAGATCTCTGGTGCCATGGCGCCGATTTGGGGCTTCGAGTCACTGAAGCCCGGAGTCGACGTCGGTAAGCTGATACCACGCATTCCTCGGCAAGGCATCGACCCTCGCACCGGCGAGGTCGATTTTGCGCAGATTGCCAGACGCAGGTATTTCACATGCCCGAACCCGGCCAAGGTCAACATCCCTTGCACTGTCGAGCAAGTTCGGGGCAAGACAGAGTTGCGCGTCTCAAGCTTCCCGCACATTGCAGGGATCATTGTTGTGGATCCCGAGACTCTCAAGATCCAGAGCTCAAACTCGGTATTTTGCGGTGCCCTGTTCGGCTACGAAAAGCCCGACGGTATGGGCATCGATTCGTTGGTCCCCGACTTTGAGAAAATCCTCCACATCTTGACAAGGGAGGACGGCGTGCAACTGCAGGATGGGATCGTGGTGCCGGAACACAGTTTCCGCCGGGCGTCGGCGATTCTGGGTCTTCGGGAGAACCGACCAGATGCTGCAGCCAGTTTCTTGCGACCGGACGGATTGCCGGGCAAGCACAGGGATGGTTCGGAGCTCAAGATTGACGTCCAGATGCGCGTGGTCAGGAGCGCAAAGCAGTCCACGATTATTCAGGAGACCGTcatcgaggatgaggatgaggacaAGGGCGGCAACAACCACGACGACTCATTTTCGATCCTTCACTCAGAAGTGGTGTTTGCCCTTTGGATTACCTACTCCAGGCACATGCACGCCGCCAGGTCCGGTCTCGGTGTGACGTCGGCGTCCGCCTCTGGAACGACAACTCCCTTGCATCAGCCGTCGCCTGGGCAGACGCCCGCACACACGCCACTCGAGATTAGTTCGGATTCCGATGAACCCAAGCCCcgagcgtcgtcgtcgtcgaccgcgTCGGCCATCACCAAACAACTCAAAGAAGTCGCCATGACGGCCGCCGCGAAGCTGACAGGTGGACCACGGTCCGAGAAGAAGCAAGAGAAGCCCCCGGTGCCACAGGTCGTCGAACCGGCCCAGCAGAAGAAGTCAATCGACGATTTCCAGATCATCGAGGACATGGGCCAGGGTGCCTACGGCCAAGTCAAATTGGCCAAGTACAAGACGACGCAGAAGAAGGTGGTTTTGAAGTACGTGACGAAACGgcgcatcctcgtcgacacgTGGACGAGAGATCGCAAGCTAGGCACTGTTCCTCTGGAGATCCACGTCCTCGACTATCTGCGACGCCCCGACCTGCGCCATCCGAATATTGTTGAGATGGAGTCCTTTTTCGAGGATGACGTGAATTACTACATCGAAATGGTCCCACACGGGCTGCCGGGCATGGATCTGTTTGATTACATCGAGCTCCGGAGCAATATGGAGGAGGCCGAGTGCCGGAGCATGTTCGTCCAGGTCGCCAAAGCCATCGGTCACCTGCACACGAAGGCGCTGGTGGTCCACAGAGACATCAAGGACGAGAACGTgatcctcgacggcgagggccacATCAAGTTGATCGATTTCGGCAGTGCAGCATACATCAAGAACGGCCCCTTTGACGTCTTCGTGGGCACCATTG ATTACGCTGCGCCCGAAGTGCTCGCAGGCAAGCCATATGGAGGCAAGGAGCAAGATGTTTGGGCGCTTGGAATTCTGCTCTACACCATCATATACAAGGAGAACCCGTTCTACAGCATTGACGAGATCATGGACCGAGACCTGCGCGTCCCGTGGACGATGAGCGACGAGAGCATCGATCTGATACGGTGCATGCTCAACCGGGACGTGGCTGCACGATACGACATCAAGCAGGTCCTCGAACATCCCTGGTGCCAGGAGGTCGACGAAGAGGATTGA
- a CDS encoding F-box domain-containing protein — protein sequence MADATEYTAAPTPMEVVDEQSPGLSTPASKTKGRHRVLCGVQRMSSSPSLSRSGRMRSHSNPQRGRGNVSCVSLAGPSTSGTSFSGDSYFPTGATASGYASASSSVPGTPSSEVIQFVGIDGRLAIRRVDNVFPTSQSPGPQTIGLPSDLRTTSKPQVANPTIPKRGFNFWENMPHEMRVHVFSYLTPKELVRASRVSKAFHKICFDGQLWTSFDATEFYQIIPAESLARIIVAAGPFIKDLNLRGCVQVEHYKRAEVVVKACKNLVNATLEGCRNFQRNTLHSLLRSNDKLANLNLTGLTAVTNMSCKIIAESCPQLEMFNVSWCVHMDARGIKAVLEGCPRLKDLRAGEVRGFDNLEVADTIYKTNNLERLVLNGCAELNDRALKIMVHGEDPEIDILTDRPVVPPRKWRHLDLSRCSRLTTPGVKALGYNVPDLQGLRLSGCTALTDAALEPIFASTPRLTHLEIEDLSDLTNSLLSEHLAKAPCAPWLEHLSISYCENLGDSGVLPVVKNCVNLRAMDLDNTRISDLVLAEAAYMVSNRSRSTAAKPKPRVGLHMVVYDCQNVTWAGIREVLFRNAQTKPSMSEVGKFAYSAEAISLKCFYKFQMTVDEHTKRVLRGDLAAANRLERRWADYMQANEEAGTTGAGHRRRRRRAREAQILHADEEDGGNGGRRRGRTVGSCTIM from the coding sequence ATGGCCGACGCCACCGAATATaccgcggcgccgacgcccatGGAAGTAGTTGACGAACAGAGCCCCGGTctctcgacgccggccagcAAGACCAAGGGGCGTCATCGGGTGCTCTGCGGCGTGCAACGaatgtcctcctcgccctcgctgTCCAGGAGCGGCCGCATGAGATCTCACAGCAATCCCCAACGCGGGCGTGGAAATGTCTCCTGCGTGAGCTTGGCAGGGCCTTCGACCTCGGGAACATCTTTCAGTGGCGACTCTTATTTCCCCACTGGAGCGACGGCATCCGGCTACGCGAGCGCCTCGAGTTCGGTCCCAGGAACGCCGTCCAGCGAAGTCATTCAGTTCGTCGGCATTGACGGCCGTCTGGCTATCCGACGAGTCGACAACGTCTTTCCTACCTCGCAGTCACCCGGTCCCCAGACCATTGGGCTTCCATCCGACCTGAGGACCACGAGCAAACCCCAGGTCGCAAACCCGACGATCCCCAAACGCGGCTTCAATTTTTGGGAGAACATGCCCCACGAAATGCGCGTGCATGTCTTCTCCTACCTTACACCTAAGGAGCTCGTACGCGCTTCACGTGTCAGCAAGGCGTTCCACAAGATCTGCTTCGACGGACAGCTGTGGACATCGTTTGATGCCACGGAGTTCTACCAGATTATCCCGGCCGAATCACTCGCGAGaatcatcgtcgccgccggcccaTTCATCAAAGACCTGAACCTCAGAGGTTGCGTCCAGGTCGAACACTACAAGCGGGCCGAGGTGGTCGTCAAGGCCTGTAAGAATTTGGTCAACGCCACGCTCGAGGGCTGCCGCAACTTCCAGCGCAACACGCTACACAGTCTGTTGAGAAGCAACGATAAGCTTGCGAACCTGAACTTGACTGGGCTGACGGCAGTGACCAACATGTCGTGCAAGATCATCGCCGAGTCGTGCCCGCAGCTGGAAATGTTCAATGTATCGTGGTGCGTGCATATGGACGCGCGAGGAATCAAGGCAGTGCTCGAAGGATGTCCCAGACTAAAGGACCTGAGGGCTGGAGAAGTTCGGGGGTTCGACAACCTTGAAGTCGCCGACACCATTTACAAGACGAACAACCTCGAAAGGCTGGTATTGAACGGCTGCGCCGAGCTCAATGACCGCGCCCTCAAGATCATGGTTCACGGAGAGGACCCTGAAATAGACATTCTTACCGACCGACCTGTCGTTCCCCCGCGGAAATGGCGCCATCTCGATCTCAGCCGCTGCTCCCGACTGACAACCCCTGGTGTGAAGGCTTTGGGGTACAACGTCCCGGATCTGCAGGGCCTGCGGCTGTCCGGATGCACAGCACTTACAGACGCCGCCCTGGAGCCCATTTTCGCCTCCACCCCGCGCCTTACGCATCTCGAGATCGAAGACCTGTCGGACCTTACAAACAGCCTTCTATCCGAGCACTTGGCCAAGGCTCCCTGCGCGCCCTGGCTGGAGCATCTCTCCATCAGCTACTGCGAGAATctcggcgacagcggcgtgCTCCCGGTCGTCAAGAACTGCGTCAATCTGCGTGCCATGGACCTCGACAACACCCGCATCAGCGACCTCGTCCTTGCCGAGGCGGCATACATGGTCAGCAACCGCTCCCGGAGCACCGCGGCGAAGCCGAAGCCACGGGTCGGCCTTCACATGGTTGTCTACGACTGCCAAAACGTCACCTGGGCCGGCATCCGCGAGGTCCTCTTCCGCAACGCCCAGACAAAGCCCTCCATGTCCGAGGTCGGCAAGTTCGCATActcggccgaggccatcagCCTCAAGTGCTTCTACAAGTTCCAGATGACGGTCGACGAGCACACGAAGCGCGTGCTGCGgggcgacctcgccgccgccaaccgcCTCGAGCGCCGCTGGGCCGACTACATGCAGGccaacgaggaggccgggACCACGGGAGCCGGCCACCGACGCCGCAGGCGCAGGGCCCGCGAGGCGCAGATACtgcacgccgacgaggaggacggcggcaacggcggtcggcggcggggccgcACCGTCGGTTCCTGCACCATCATGTGA